From one Amaranthus tricolor cultivar Red isolate AtriRed21 chromosome 17, ASM2621246v1, whole genome shotgun sequence genomic stretch:
- the LOC130803565 gene encoding ribulose bisphosphate carboxylase/oxygenase activase, chloroplastic-like isoform X1, translated as MATAVSTVGVANKAPLSLNGSNVGATVPTSAFMGSSLKKPNSLRFPCSSRTSSMTIKAADYNEEKQTSKDRWAHLATDQSDDQLDIRRGKGAVDSLFQAPENMGTHVVVQSSWEYESAGIKRYNLDNMSGDFYIAPAFMDKLVVHITKNYLNLPNIKVPLILGIWGGKGQGKSFQCELVFAKMGITPIMMSAGELESGNAGEPAKLIRQRYREAADIIAKGKMCALFINDLDAGAGRLGGTTQYTVNNQMVNATLMNIADNPTNVQLPGMYNKQENARVPIIVTGNDFSTLYAPLIRDGRMEKFYWAPTREDRIGVCTGIFRTDNVPKEHIVKLVDSFPGQSIDFFGALRARVYDDEVRKWVSGVGIETIGKKLVNSREGPPTFEQPKMTLDKLLEYGNMLVQEQENVKRVQLADKYLSEAALGDANKDAIESGNFFGAQAA; from the exons ATGGCTACTGCTGTCTCAACCGTTGGAGTTGCCAACAAGGCACCC TTGAGCCTGAATGGGTCAAATGTGGGGGCAACCGTCCCAACCTCAGCGTTTATGGGGAGCAGCCTAAAGAAGCCCAACAGTCTGAGATTCCCTTGCAGCTCCAGGACTTCTTCCATGACCATCAAGGCTGCTGACTACAACGAGGAAAAGCAAACCAGCAAAGACCGATGGGCTCATTTGGCCACCGATCAGTCCGATGATCAGCTCGACATTCGTCGTGGTAAGGGTGCTGTCGACTCGCTCTTCCAAGCCCCCGAAAATATGGGTACCCACGTTGTTGTCCAATCTAGCTGGGAATACGAGAGTGCTGGCATCAAGAG gtACAACTTGGACAACATGTCCGGTGATTTCTACATTGCTCCCGCTTTCATGGACAAGCTTGTTGTTCACATTACCAAGAACTACTTGAACTTGCCCAACATCAAG GTTCCCCTTATCTTGGGTATCTGGGGAGGAAAAGGTCAAGGGAAATCCTTCCAATGTGAGCTTGTGTTCGCCAAGATGGGAATTAC CCCCATCATGATGAGTGCCGGAGAATTGGAAAGTGGAAATGCAGGAGAGCCAGCCAAGTTGATTAGGCAAAGGTACAGAGAGGCTGCAGACATCATTGCCAAGGGTAAGATGTGTGCTCTCTTCATCAACGATCTTGACGCTGGTGCTGGTCGTCTTGGTGGCACCACCCAATACACCGTCAACAACCAAATGGTTAACGCCACCCTTATGAACATCGCCGACAACCCAACCAATGTCCAACTCCCTGGTATGTACAATAAACAAGAGAATGCACGTGTCCCAATCATTGTCACTGGTAACGATTTCTCCACCTTGTACGCTCCCCTTATCCGTGATGGTCGTATGGAGAAGTTCTACTGGGCTCCAACTCGTGAGGACCGTATTGGTGTCTGCACTGGTATCTTTAGGACCGACAACGTCCCTAAAGAACACATTGTCAAGCTTGTTGACTCCTTCCCTGGTCAATCCATCG ATTTCTTTGGTGCCTTGAGGGCTCGTGTATATGACGATGAAGTAAGAAAGTGGGTGTCCGGAGTAGGAATCGAAACAATCGGAAAAAAGCTTGTCAACTCAAGGGAAGGACCGCCAACCTTCGAACAACCAAAGATGACCTTGGATAAGTTGCTCGAGTATGGAAACATGTTGGTGCAAGAGCAAGAGAACGTTAAGAGAGTCCAACTTGCCGACAAGTACTTGAGCGAGGCTGCTCTTGGTGATGCTAACAAAGATGCCATCGAGAGTGGAAATTTCTTCG GAGCCCAAGCAGCTTAG
- the LOC130803565 gene encoding ribulose bisphosphate carboxylase/oxygenase activase, chloroplastic-like isoform X2: protein MATAVSTVGVANKAPLSLNGSNVGATVPTSAFMGSSLKKPNSLRFPCSSRTSSMTIKAADYNEEKQTSKDRWAHLATDQSDDQLDIRRGKGAVDSLFQAPENMGTHVVVQSSWEYESAGIKRYNLDNMSGDFYIAPAFMDKLVVHITKNYLNLPNIKVPLILGIWGGKGQGKSFQCELVFAKMGITPIMMSAGELESGNAGEPAKLIRQRYREAADIIAKGKMCALFINDLDAGAGRLGGTTQYTVNNQMVNATLMNIADNPTNVQLPGMYNKQENARVPIIVTGNDFSTLYAPLIRDGRMEKFYWAPTREDRIGVCTGIFRTDNVPKEHIVKLVDSFPGQSIDFFGALRARVYDDEVRKWVSGVGIETIGKKLVNSREGPPTFEQPKMTLDKLLEYGNMLVQEQENVKRVQLADKYLSEAALGDANKDAIESGNFFGYNVKLPTFKGCIDPKAANLDPTARSNGSCTYSF, encoded by the exons ATGGCTACTGCTGTCTCAACCGTTGGAGTTGCCAACAAGGCACCC TTGAGCCTGAATGGGTCAAATGTGGGGGCAACCGTCCCAACCTCAGCGTTTATGGGGAGCAGCCTAAAGAAGCCCAACAGTCTGAGATTCCCTTGCAGCTCCAGGACTTCTTCCATGACCATCAAGGCTGCTGACTACAACGAGGAAAAGCAAACCAGCAAAGACCGATGGGCTCATTTGGCCACCGATCAGTCCGATGATCAGCTCGACATTCGTCGTGGTAAGGGTGCTGTCGACTCGCTCTTCCAAGCCCCCGAAAATATGGGTACCCACGTTGTTGTCCAATCTAGCTGGGAATACGAGAGTGCTGGCATCAAGAG gtACAACTTGGACAACATGTCCGGTGATTTCTACATTGCTCCCGCTTTCATGGACAAGCTTGTTGTTCACATTACCAAGAACTACTTGAACTTGCCCAACATCAAG GTTCCCCTTATCTTGGGTATCTGGGGAGGAAAAGGTCAAGGGAAATCCTTCCAATGTGAGCTTGTGTTCGCCAAGATGGGAATTAC CCCCATCATGATGAGTGCCGGAGAATTGGAAAGTGGAAATGCAGGAGAGCCAGCCAAGTTGATTAGGCAAAGGTACAGAGAGGCTGCAGACATCATTGCCAAGGGTAAGATGTGTGCTCTCTTCATCAACGATCTTGACGCTGGTGCTGGTCGTCTTGGTGGCACCACCCAATACACCGTCAACAACCAAATGGTTAACGCCACCCTTATGAACATCGCCGACAACCCAACCAATGTCCAACTCCCTGGTATGTACAATAAACAAGAGAATGCACGTGTCCCAATCATTGTCACTGGTAACGATTTCTCCACCTTGTACGCTCCCCTTATCCGTGATGGTCGTATGGAGAAGTTCTACTGGGCTCCAACTCGTGAGGACCGTATTGGTGTCTGCACTGGTATCTTTAGGACCGACAACGTCCCTAAAGAACACATTGTCAAGCTTGTTGACTCCTTCCCTGGTCAATCCATCG ATTTCTTTGGTGCCTTGAGGGCTCGTGTATATGACGATGAAGTAAGAAAGTGGGTGTCCGGAGTAGGAATCGAAACAATCGGAAAAAAGCTTGTCAACTCAAGGGAAGGACCGCCAACCTTCGAACAACCAAAGATGACCTTGGATAAGTTGCTCGAGTATGGAAACATGTTGGTGCAAGAGCAAGAGAACGTTAAGAGAGTCCAACTTGCCGACAAGTACTTGAGCGAGGCTGCTCTTGGTGATGCTAACAAAGATGCCATCGAGAGTGGAAATTTCTTCGGTTA TAACGTAAAGTTACCAACTTTTAAAGGTTGTATTGACCCTAAAGCAGCAAACTTAGACCCAACTGCAAGGAGTAACGGGAGCTGCACGTACAGTTTCTAG
- the LOC130803566 gene encoding receptor protein kinase-like protein ZAR1 has protein sequence MHHFILWVIVLLFNSKFLVNCINEEGLALLTFKQSITQDPLGSLSNWNQSDSTPCLWNGITCKDQKVVSVSIPKKKLVGYLPSSLGSLSDLRHVNLRNNRFYGPLPLNLFQAQALQSLVLFGNSLYGSVPNEIGNLKFLQNLDLSHNFLNGSLPSSILQCKRLKSLVLSHNNFTGSLPDGFGRVLVSLEKLDLSYNKFNGSIPNDMGNLSRLQGTADFSHNIFSGSIPASLGDLPEKVYIDLTYNNLSGPIPQNGALMNRGPTAFIGNPSLCGPPLKNPCSSDALAVSPSSDPSLPSDHSPQGNGDIGGKSKGKGLNKSAIVAIVVSDIVGICLIGWLLSYCYTRVCPCKSKDEKGGRDSGECFCFTKEESETLSENIEQYDLVALDSQVAFDLDELLKASAFVLGKSGIGIVYKVVLEDGLTLAVRRLGEGGLQRFKEFQTEVEAIGKLRHLNIVTLRAYYWSIDEKLLIYDYVPNGSLAIALHGKPGMDTFTPLSWSIRLQITKGIARGLMYLHEFSPKKYVHGDLNPSNILLGPSLEPKIADFGLGRLANIAGGTPTLQSSRMTSEKTQQKQANSAPSEIGSVSVSIALSYYQAPESLKAVKPSQKWDVYSYGVILLEMITGRSALVQMSTSEMDLVQWIQQCIDDKKPLIDILDPYLAQEADKEDEIIAVLKIAMACVHLSPEKRPTMRHVCDTLDRLPELSP, from the exons ATGCATCACTTCATTTTGTGGGTTATTGTTCTTCTTTTTAACTCCAAATTTTTAGTGAATTGCATAAATGAAGAAGGTTTAGCACTTCTTACATTCAAACAATCTATAACTCAAGACCCGCTTGGGTCTTTAAGCAATTGGAATCAATCTGATAGTACCCCTTGTTTATGGAATGGTATTACTTGTAAAGATCAGAAAGTAGTTTCTGTTAGTATCCCCAAGAAAAAACTTGTGGGTTATTTGCCTTCTTCTCTTGGTTCTCTTTCTGATTTGCGCCATGTTAATCTAAGGAACAATAGGTTTTATGGCCCTTTACCATTGAACCTATTTCAAGCTCAAGCCCTTCAAAGTTTGGTACTTTTTGGGAATTCCTTATATGGGTCAGTTCCTAATGAAATTGGGAACCTTAAATTCTTGCAAAATTTGGATTTGTCTCATAATTTCTTAAATGGGTCTTTACCCTCTTCAATTCTTCAGTGTAAGAGGTTAAAGAGTCTTGTTTTGAGTCATAACAACTTTACTGGGAGTCTCCCTGATGGGTTTGGGAGGGTTTTGGTTTCTCTAGAGAAACTTGATCTTTCTTACAATAAGTTTAACGGGTCAATCCCAAATGATATGGGAAACTTGTCTAGATTACAAGGGACTGCTGATTTTTCACATAACATTTTTAGTGGTTCAATCCCAGCTAGTCTTGGGGATCTTCCTGAGAAAGTTTATATTGATCTAACTTATAACAATTTGAGTGGACCAATTCCACAAAATGGTGCCCTTATGAATAGAGGACCAACTGCTTTTATTGGAAACCCTAGTCTTTGTGGCCCTCCATTAAAGAATCCTTGTTCATCAGATGCTTTAGCTGTATCACCCTCGTCCGACCCGTCCTTGCCAAGTGATCATTCACCCCAAGGGAATGGTGACATTGGTGGGAAGAGTAAGGGAAAAGGGCTTAATAAGAGTGCTATAGTAGCCATTGTAGTGAGTGATATAGTTGGTATTTGCTTGATTGGATGGTTATTGTCTTATTGTTATACTAGAGTGTGTCCTTGTAAGAGCAAAGATGAGAAGGGAGGAAGGGATAGTGGGGAGTGTTTTTGCTTCACAAAAGAGGAATCCGAAACGCTTTCGGAGAACATTGAACAATATGATTTGGTAGCATTGGATTCTCAAGTAGCATTTGATCTAGATGAACTTCTTAAAGCATCCGCTTTTGTGTTAGGAAAGAGTGGGATAGGCATTGTGTATAAAGTTGTGCTTGAAGATGGACTTACATTGGCTGTAAGGAGATTAGGAGAAGGGGGTTTGCAGAGGTTCAAGGAATTCCAAACTGAGGTTGAAGCAATTGGGAAGCTTAGGCATCTAAATATTGTGACTTTAAGGGCTTATTATTGGTCTATTGATGAGAAGTTGCTCATATATGATTATGTGCCAAATGGAAGCTTAGCCATTGCTTTACATG GGAAGCCAGGGATGGATACTTTTACTCCATTATCATGGTCAATCCGATTACAAATCACCAAAGGCATTGCTAGAGGTTTAATGTACTTGCATGAATTCAGTCCCAAAAAATATGTTCATGGGGACTTAAACCCTAGCAATATACTACTTGGGCCGAGCTTGGAACCCAAAATCGCTGATTTTGGACTCGGGCGCCTTGCCAATATTGCTGGCGGAACCCCTACCTTACAATCTAGTAGGATGACCTCTGAGAAAACCCAACAAAAACAAGCTAATAGTGCACCATCCGAAATCGGTAGTGTATCGGTTTCTATTGCACTTTCCTACTACCAAGCCCCGGAATCCCTTAAAGCTGTGAAACCCTCACAAAAATGGGATGTTTACTCCTATGGAGTAATCTTACTCGAAATGATTACCGGAAGATCTGCATTAGTCCAAATGAGCACCTCGGAAATGGACCTTGTTCAATGGATTCAACAATGCATCGACGACAAAAAACCTTTAATCGACATCTTAGACCCATATTTAGCTCAAGAGGCAGATAAAGAAGACGAGATAATCGCAGTTCTGAAAATCGCTATGGCTTGTGTTCATCTCAGTCCCGAGAAAAGGCCTACGATGAGACACGTTTGCGACACTTTGGACCGACTACCTGAACTTAGTCCATGA
- the LOC130803564 gene encoding uncharacterized protein LOC130803564, whose translation MSTYNNLVVLGFLLIAASGLVDASNYPRGITKQDQQMEAQLINNAVVAAKQELAAVKKAIDLIYENKNNNNNKEIMFGKSTEISSKETATDNNNLQCVVAGGPCTIFYQDGCCSGLCYPVFWLLIGICQ comes from the exons ATGTCTACTTACAACAATTTGGTTGTCTTAGGTTTCCTCCTCATCGCTGCTTCAG GTCTTGTTGATGCAAGCAATTACCCAAGAGGAATAACCAAACAAGATCAACAAATGGAAGCCCAACTGATAAATAATGCAGTTGTTGCTGCAAAACAAGAATTAGCAGCAGTTAAAAAGGCTATagatttaatttatgaaaacaaaaataataataataataaggaaatCATGTTTGGAAAATCAACAGAAATATCATCAAAAGAAACAGCAACAGATAATAATAATCTACAATGTGTAGTAGCAGGAGGACCATGCACTATATTCTATCAAGATGGCTGTTGTTCTGGTCTTTGTTATCCTGTTTTTTGGCTTCTTATTGGCATCTGccagtaa